A portion of the Meriones unguiculatus strain TT.TT164.6M chromosome 11, Bangor_MerUng_6.1, whole genome shotgun sequence genome contains these proteins:
- the LOC110566426 gene encoding interferon-activable protein 205-B codes for MVNEYKRIVLLQGLEFINDHYFSLFKSLMSSDLKLKRDIQEKYTKVQIADIMEDEFPVDAGLGSLIMFCKCIPALNKLAETLQKERSKVKGKTPLKKKKQEAGSAIPTSTTSYSLASEGGKTSTGQKRKSVSKEKTGVKKAKGFEGTDLPLCPEEATARFHSPIPQVLPSTSSNTSLAQGMCQNITRGAILQKDAMTVMVLNSTDAFEYESSKHGGKTMFHATVATVKHYFHVKIFNVDLKDKFKKNNVLIISNYFMSKGILEINETSSVVKAGSGQKIEVSKSFIQRANKTPKISDIKLGKSGLLIYDLFTLIKKRVNPKNTIYEVKDNTGSHMEVVGNGKWYNIDCEEEDKLQLYCFQLKIIKKQQKLVCGDHSFIEVTEIRKKKEIPTAHSSTKDGRENVYLQHQFCGFKEETPN; via the exons ATGGTAAATGAATACAAGAGAATCGTTCTACTGCAAGGACTAGAGTTCATTAATGATCATTATTTTAGCTTATTTAAGTCATTAATGTCTAGTGATTTAAAACTGAAGAGAGACATTCAAGAGAAATATACCAAGGTTCAGATTGCTGACATTATGGAAGATGAATTCCCTGTTGATGCTGGATTGGGCTCACTGataatgttctgtaaatgtatACCAGCTCTTAACAAACTTGCTGAAACTCTTCAAAAAGAGAGATCAAAAG TAAAAGGAAAAACCCcactgaaaaaaaagaagcaagaagcAGGCTCTGCTATACCTACATCGACTACAAGCTACAGTTTAGCATCTGAAGGAGGGAAGACATCCACAGGTCAG aaaagaaaaagtgtgagTAAAGAAAAGACTGGAGTGAAAAAGGCCAAAGGTTTTGAGGGGACAGATCTCCCTCTCTGTCCTGAAGAAGCCACAGCGAGGTTCCACTCACCGATACCCCAGGTCTTACCTTCGACTTCATCCAACACATCTTTGGCACAG GGCATGTGTCAAAATATTACCAGAGGTGCTATTCTCCAAAAGGATGCCATGACAGTGATGGTGCTCAACTCAACAGATGCATTTGAATATGAGTCATCAAAACATGGAGGAAAGACCATGTTTCATGCTACAGTGGCTACTGTGAAGCATTATTTCCATGTGAAAATTTTCAATGTCGACCTGAAAGACAAGTTCAAAAAAAATAATGTCCTCATCATTTCCAATTACTTCATGAGCAAAGGAATCCTAGAGATAAATGAAACTTCCTCTGTGGTTAAGGCTGGTTCTGGACAAAAAATTGAAGTCTCCAAAAGTTTTATCCAAAGAGCAAATAAAACTCCCAAGATCTCTGATATTAAGCTGGGTAAATCTGGACTACTGATTTATGACTTGTTTACATTAATCAAG aaaAGGGTGAACCCAAAGAACACAATTTATGAAGTAAAAGACAATACAGGAAGTCATATGGAAGTGGTGGGGAATGGAAAATGGTACAACATTGACTGTGAGGAAGAAGATAAACTCCAACTCTACTGCTTTCagctgaaaataattaaaaagcaacaaaaattaGTGTGTGGAGATCACAGTTTCATTGAG GTcacagaaattaggaaaaaaaaggaaatacccACTGCCCATTCAAGCACAAAAGATGGACGAGAAAATGTCTACTTGCAACACCAATTCTGTGGTTTTAAAGAAGAGACACCCAATTAA